A genomic region of Methanomassiliicoccus sp. contains the following coding sequences:
- a CDS encoding ATP-binding cassette domain-containing protein, with the protein MPAVVSARGLVKRYGDLVAVDHIDLQIDKGEVFGFLGPNGAGKSTAMHMIQGTSPLTAGRLEVLGMDITARAKEVKALIGVAPQENNLDPDFTVLRNLTSYARYFGIPPAQAKKRALELLDMMQLTEKKDTEIEHLSGGMKRRLIMARALINDPQLLILDEPTTGLDPQARHLIWEKIRDLRKRGTTIILTTHYMDEAEQLCDRLVIMEKGKFLLEGVPKELIEDQVGSCVMEVIDPHGQGIEDYLAATGGQVERSADRIYLYSRQCQTIQSEFKRRYPDVYSTVRPSTLEDVYLKLTGRRLKD; encoded by the coding sequence ATGCCGGCAGTGGTCTCCGCACGGGGTTTGGTGAAGAGGTACGGCGATCTGGTGGCGGTGGACCATATCGACCTTCAGATCGACAAAGGAGAGGTGTTCGGGTTCCTGGGGCCCAACGGTGCGGGGAAGAGCACCGCCATGCACATGATACAGGGCACCTCCCCTCTGACCGCGGGACGCCTGGAGGTTCTGGGAATGGACATCACTGCCCGTGCCAAGGAGGTCAAGGCCCTTATCGGCGTGGCGCCCCAGGAGAACAATCTGGACCCTGACTTCACCGTCCTCCGTAATCTCACCTCCTACGCCCGCTACTTTGGCATCCCCCCGGCCCAGGCCAAGAAGCGTGCGCTGGAGCTGCTAGACATGATGCAGCTCACGGAGAAGAAGGACACCGAGATCGAACATCTGTCCGGTGGCATGAAGCGGCGCCTCATAATGGCCCGGGCCCTCATCAACGACCCCCAGCTCCTCATCCTGGACGAGCCCACGACCGGTCTTGATCCCCAGGCCCGGCACCTCATCTGGGAGAAGATCAGGGACCTCCGGAAGAGAGGGACGACGATCATCCTCACCACCCACTACATGGATGAGGCCGAGCAGCTGTGCGACCGCCTGGTCATAATGGAGAAAGGGAAGTTCCTCCTGGAGGGTGTTCCCAAGGAGCTCATCGAGGACCAGGTGGGCTCCTGCGTCATGGAGGTCATAGACCCCCACGGGCAGGGCATCGAGGACTACCTGGCTGCTACAGGAGGGCAGGTAGAGCGCTCGGCGGACCGCATCTACTTGTACTCCCGGCAGTGTCAGACGATACAGTCGGAGTTCAAGCGTAGGTACCCTGACGTGTACTCCACAGTAAGGCCGTCGACCCTCGAGGACGTATACCTCAAGCTCACCGGCAGGAGGCTGAAGGATTGA